In one window of Erythrolamprus reginae isolate rEryReg1 chromosome 1, rEryReg1.hap1, whole genome shotgun sequence DNA:
- the CCDC73 gene encoding coiled-coil domain-containing protein 73, translating into MDEDLDKEIAAYSLQNSSEALLSIQLLDFKTTFLEAVEELRMSRDSENLHEKQISRHVAEKQDLVWQKEAVQHEKESLKKQHAEAIITFKKQFQAKMIAMEEEKGKHLLAVESKEREVEGLKETFKNLQISKYTLQKKLNEMEHKMQLYNSSKEDYQKRLNEFEKCHAVIMNQFELIKGAHGKLEKNVVEAIQFNKNLSAINTTQESEINNLKKELRKVKSDVIKSKVTCQYKVEEDLSVKAKELELQILQQKNSVAVDLNGKLTAEIARLKEEKQEIMASLQHMQELLCRQTERNNRIEVELNKLKEECQVENMSNENKEKDDKCTQTTMEFLKERAQKENGRNNNLELDSDINMGKHSEYFEELEHSIDYLSADVANDCISESTENINNAPNEEHYLTNKGINEKPKEQIKITCEENADNHMKSEIDSVLLPAINTGDLEKSNDSSNAEKTSPKHHISSSQNIDINIHTDENINNLLLRKALRIENSARGVYEMPSKHFDKYSSKLKEVNTKVLLLHSQDLHESEIGDMKINEVSKVKQINFHTCKDNSEQFTEFFNEEKEREKSLNTVIRKITVEENTKKSCSLLMKTTENLINRNGRLSFDLPVMDEKTEHLDLSRKCQDEVQIMPLSLKERPLSQEIKNAQASRRIDKIINIHTDVRQETPVSASSSRNADSLNTGTINPIPKRNPSAEWNAIPNNFYDPSFPTEHATTEILPQPQMKSIEFLLSTALKGSLDSTEDGISQNVFMNTQISKTEKLLYLEELGQSRKRKYEYLEKAVITGKMEM; encoded by the exons ATGGATGAAGATTTAGATAAAGAAATAGCAGCGTATTCCTTACAAAACTCTTCAGAAGCGTTGCTCTCTATTCAGTTGCTAGATTTCAAAACAACATTTCTGGAGGCTGTAGAAGAGTTGCGTATGAGCAGG GATTCAGAAAATCTTCATGAGAAACAAATTAGCAGACATGTTGCTGAAAAACAGGAccttgtatggcagaag GAAGCTGTTCAGCACGAGAAAGAATCATTAAAGAAGCAGCATGCAGAAGCcattataacttttaaaaaacaa TTTCAAGCAAAAATGATTGCTATGGAAGAAGAAAAG GGAAAGCACCTGCTTGCTGTGGAATCAAAAGAAAGAGAAGTGGAAGGAttgaaagaaacatttaaaaatttacAG ATTTCAAAATACACCCTGCAAAAGAAGCTTAATGAAATG gAGCACAAGATGCAATTGTATAATTCATCAAAGGAAGATTATCAAAAAAGACTGAATGAATTTGAAAAATGTCATGCAGTTATAATGAATCAATTTGAATTAATAAAAGGTGCTCATGGGAAATTAGAGAAAAATG TTGTGGAAGCAATTCAGTTCAATAAGAACCTGTCAGCAATTAATACAACACAAGAGTCTGaaataaataatcttaaaaaG GAATTAAGGAAAGTTAAATCAGATGTGATAAAATCCAAGGTTACCTGTCAATATAAAGTGGAAGAAGATCTCAGTGTTAAAGCAAAGGAACTGGAGCTACAAATCCTACAGCAAAAAAATTCAGTG gcAGTAGATTTAAATGGAAAACTCACAGCAGAAATTGCAAGACTTAAAGAAGAGAAACAG GAGATTATGGCTTCTCTACAACATATGCAGGAACTACTCTGCAGACAGACCGAAAGAAATAACAGAATTGAGGTTGAGTTGAATAAACTAAAAGAAGAGTGTCAG GTAGAAAATATGTctaatgaaaataaagaaaaagatgaTAAGTGTACACAAACCACAATGGAATTTTTAAAGGAACGCGCacaaaaagaaaatggaagaaaCAATAATCTGGAGCTAGACAGTGATATAAACATGGGAAAACATTCAGAATATTTTGAAG AATTGGAGCATTCTATTGACTATCTCAGTGCTGATGTTGCAAATGATTGCATTTCTGAGAGTACTGAAAATATTAACAATGCACCCAATGAGGAACATTATTTGACAAATAAAGGAATCAACGAGAAgcctaaagaacaaattaaaATTACTTGTGAGGAAAATGCAGATAACCATATGAAATCTGAAATAGATTCTGTATTATTACCAGCGATCAACACAGGTGATTTGGAGAAGTCCAATGATAGTAGTAATGCAGAAAAAACATCACCAAAACATCATATATCTTCCAGTcaaaatatagatataaatattcaTACTGATGAAAACATTAATAATCTACTTCTTAGAAAAGCTTTACGTATTGAAAATTCAGCTAGAGGTGTATATGAAATGCCTAGCAAACACTTTGATAAATACAGTTCCAAATTGAAAGAAGTAAATACAAAGGTTTTGCTCCTGCACTCTCAAGATCTACATGAATCTGAAATTGGGGACATGAAAATTAATGAAGTTTCCAAAGTTAAACAGATAAACTTCCATACTTGCAAAGACAACAGCGAGCAATTTACTgaattttttaatgaagaaaaagaaagagaaaaatcattGAACACAGTAATTAGGAAAATAACTGTGGAAGAAAACACAAAAAAATCCTGTTCCTTGCTCATGAAGAcaacagaaaatttaataaaCAGAAATGGAAGGCTATCCTTTGACCTTCCAGTTATGGATGAAAAAACAGAACACTTAGATTTATCAAGAAAATGCCAAGATGAAGTTCAAATAATGCCCCTCTCTTTGAAGGAAAGACCTCTCTCCCAAGAAATAAAAAATGCTCAGGCCTCAAGAAGAATTGATAAGATTATAAACATACATACTGATGTAAGACAAGAAACACCAG TTTCCGCTTCCAGTAGTAGAAATGCTGACTCTTTGAATACCGGAACTATTAATCCAATTCCCAAGAGAAATCCCAGTGCAGAATGGAATGCAATACCAAACAATTTCTATGATCCTTCTTTTCCCACAGAACAC